From Rhopalosiphum padi isolate XX-2018 chromosome 2, ASM2088224v1, whole genome shotgun sequence:
TGAAATTGGGACTGTTAAGGGAACTTTATCTTCATATTCCATGGATTGCACTTACAGCTACAGCTAGTGCcgatgtaaattataaaactaaatgctTAATGAATTGTTTAAACTATCCTGTAGACTGTAATATATtactagaataatttaaaatgtatttgtttaggTTGTTAAAGACATTATGGATGTATTATGCCTAAAAAAACCAGTCTCAAAGTTTACAACACCATGTTTTCGATCAAActtattttatgatgttatattTGATGATTCTATTGGAAATTCTTATCAACATTTGAAAGAATTTATTGATCAATGTTTATgtgatgatataaattatttggaaaatactcCTAACATAAatccagtaatttttttttttaatgtatagttattgaaataaaatgttgataataacaaatattttagttgaatcaACCATgtggtataatatactgtagaACGAGAGAATTAACTGAAGAAATAGCCACAGTTCTTAGTCGGAAAGGTGTTTCCATTGCCCCTTATCATgctggtaaaaatatataatataatgtttaataaattaaaatactcagcatattattatgatttaatataggGTTAAAAGATAAAGAACGACTTGCGGTGCAAGAAGCATTTATGAGTGGACATATTCAAGTTATAACAGCAACTGTAAGCTTTGGAATGGGAATTGATAAAGCAACTGTAAGGTTTGTCGTACACTGGGGTATACCATCTAGCATACCAGCATATTATCAAGAGTCTGGCCGAGCTGGAAGAGATGGAAAATTAGCTCGATGTCGAATTTACCATTCAAAACAAGCAAAAAATTCATtagatttcattttaaaatctgCAATAACTCAAGCTAAAACTcaagataaacaaaaaaaagctAAAGGAAGTTATAGCATGTTTCTTAAGATGATACAGTTCTGTGAAAGTGTACAGTATGTTTTAcagtgtattttaatattttttaaagactaaattaattacacattttaataattgtttaactttTGTTTGATAAACTAGATGTAGACATGAATTTTTTGCTGATTTTTTTGGAGATACCAAACCCCAATGCATTGATAAATGTGATGTATGCTCAAATAAAGAAGCTGTAAAAATAGATTTAGATGTATTTATGTATGGAATAAATAACAGGAATCATACAATTGtatcaaatgaaaaattagTATCCAGTGATTTTTATGGAGGAGGACGCAATGCTATTAATGAGTATACTTTACTCCTTACCTTAAAGTTTTCAAGCACTGATCtagttacttattatataattgtaaatatttgtttagggAAAGTGAAGAATATGCACGTGAGGGTGAAAGAGAAGAgcacaaaaaaaatttagaactaGAATTAGAAATAAAACGGCAGTTTGAAATTAGAAGagctaatatacaaaatattattaaagaaaatgaagaattagtaaaaaattcaaaagttagAGCAGCTGCATctacaataaaaaaagttaatggtTTGCAGTTATCAGTAAGTATCTCAATTATTCTCtaacgtttttaataaaaatatatggatgtattataaattataataatataaaaatctaaattgtggttataatttgaatttaatatacagttttataataatcCTTCTAATTCTGAAGAAGGTTGGGTTAAAACAGTCAATTATATTCTAACTTTATTAAAAGAATCAaattatctatgtattttatgcacctaaatttttaaaatgttaattacttAGTTACTCAAtaagtcaataatattaaactcatatgaataaatataattagtgttTACTATTTCTTACGAGCAATTTATTGGAGAtcatttttaaatggtttttaaaagtATGTATCAAGTGCCATTTAGTAAAAttagtcattttttaaaactattttttgattctaaaaaaggaaattaaactgatttaaaaataaatgttctattgaatacaaatatttcaaaaaaattctttaacaaacttttactttaaattaaatttcacgaggctttctaatattttttatttaataaagactTAATTTGTCTATTATTTGTCACTGTGTTCCGAGGTGAAAATTttcttttagtttattattaaatatgaatagtgaaaaatgttttttcaaaagggaaattaatgaaaaatacctaatattatgaatattgtttttagtgaAATGTGTCACTCGTTGATTGtaattgaaaactaaaaataattttttataagaataaattacttagtttataattaaatcatagtcataatttgtttatattaatctataatttaatgtaatgattaatatctatgtatgtgaatttatttaattaaggtAAGAGAAGAATTATTGAGGTTCATTGAAGAGTATTTGGAGAAAAATATTGAAGCATGTTCTTTATTTGATTCACTAACAGAAATAACAAAAGATGATCTTCATAATATTGCAGTGGACTTAGAATATGAAGCATTTACTAGTTCAAAAGTTGTAGCTGTTTATCGGAAAAAAATTGCTAAAACAGttgagtaaaattaaaacatttaagttatttattttggaaaaatttatcattttattacatCTAACCTATATGGCAGCAGTTTCCAAAGTGTGTGTCTAACTGCTTTTACAAGGGTGCTGTGTCACCatagtatattttagtaaaataatagtattaaagtaTTTCTCATAAAGTTAATTGGTTAAAAAAAGTGGCTGATCTTATGGTTTATAGTAtactatcaattattttataatttattatacatttatacaaaaataaatttataattttatattttatcaaataatttccaATTAAATTGTATGACAATTTTCTATGttcatattaaacttttaataatatataaataaaattacctattccTAGTTAAAACACCCATTGTCTGCaggttaaatacataaaatgtatatagtaaatttattattgctatttaaatttaagtatggtAAACctaaagacatttttattattactatcattatgagttatttaaaaattcaagatagctaatagaatttaattcttgcaataatataacttataagttttaatcaaaatgtCGCTGTTTGGTGTTTGTTAATCAATATGTACAGAATAAAGgagatataattgatataattttgtttttatagtcaaaaaagcatatttatatttaataaaaacaaattatttaatgttgaaaaattatgtatcaaatttttttaaaatttttattgtaataaacttggttctttaaaattattaaaaggcaaacagaaaatttaattttatactctcAGATAGTATGAAgtgactaataatttttttaaataatgacattaaatatttattttttgtttattttaggtATCCCTTATTAAGGCAGAAACAAGAGCATCAAacatatttgacaaaataaaaaattatacacgaCCAGAGAAAATTAAAGAAGAATCTAAAGTTAATTCAAATATTGAACTCCCTCCTATTGTTACAGCTTCAGATCTTATTCAagctcaaataaaaaataaagcgcCTGAGCCAAAAATCAAAAGAGGGATTAAACGAGATCATTTAATGCAGCAATCAATGAAATCATTTGTATTTTCGACTACTTCTACTTCTGTAACAGAGAATGAAGAATGTGCTACAAAAAAACCTAGAATAGAGAATACTGATAGTGACATGGAAATATCTTCGGATGACGAAGTTCATATTATAGAAAGTACTAATATAAATGATCCTAAAATCTCGGAAACTCCAATTAAAGTAGAAGAATTATATCCTGAACAGCAAACAAACTATGCAGCATTTAACATTGAACCCAAATTTAATGAATCATATTATCAAACTACATCTACTAATATACAAGTACCCAAAATAATTATGGCttccaatttaataaaaaacaaccaTGAATCCAGTTCAACATATGATTCTTCTAAAGATTTGTTAAACGTTGAAAGTGACTATTTAGCTATGAATAATATGCCACCAACAAAACAAGACCAAAAAATTCTTATTACTCCTAATAACACATGTTcaaatagtacaaaaaatattgaaaatggtgTATCACATATTCAGTCTAAAAGTAACAAATCACTAAtagcagaaaaaaatatttctgaaatttttaaggaaatttcagAAATTTTAACTCCATCAGAAAATGAAAAAGATTTAACTATACAAAACAATGAACTCCTGATACAGCAAAAGcaaaatgatataaaacaatCATCAATTGAACATAGATTACATGTTCAGCAAAATGCTGAAATATCTGCAATAAAGAATATGAATAATCTCTTCGGTGAAGATAGTGATGATGAAAGTAAATTAGCATTAgttgatgttaaaaaaaaatccttaggTGTCCGACTTGGTATGTCAtcaaatgtaaattttactaataagacaaataaaaattcacaagagtcattgaaaataaataaaaataagactgAGGATCcgaataacaaacaaaaaaaatttgaattgtcAAATTtggttgtaaaattattaaatccttactacaaaaataatttatttaaaactaaagaattatttaaatttatggcaAGACAAATTGTTCATAAACTGTTGGAGTCTACTAGTCATCcaggtaaattaatatatttaatgcaattgaaaaattaaatgatgtGTATATAAGCATCATTGCGACAAATATGTTcactaatattttaacgaaaattggtaatatttacttaaaaaaaaataaaatagttatatgcaTTAAccattaatgtttaaaattatttaaaattaaaaaactgtttaaaattttataaaaatagaatttatttgcttatggtaaatattaatttatattcatcattgaattttattcttcattattaagttatattatctaCTATCTAGACCACTGGTTCCCAAACTTGAGGGcgtgtacatttaaaattaaaaaattaaaataaatacacaatttacTTAGAAATGTATCTAATTATGtagttaaatgtatatttatgaaagcaattatcaatatatttatttatttattgataatatatatcaattaacaaatattgtactttaaattttaaatttaattatttatttaaaaagaaaaatattttaatagtttaagttatgtatgtattattgaattggcaatttaattatatttgtataaaataaattatttattttacagaagAGCAaaacatcaaattaattatcagAAAATTATTTCCAAAGGAACAGAAAATAAAGATTGAATCTGAAGATCAAATATTGAAGTTATTAAGATCAATtccttaatatttcatatttaattttataaattgttatgatgTTTTTGTTGAATAATGTGTTTGTtccttataattttactttagtaAGTGTTATCAGATTTAAgtgataaaattaagtttatttttatatattttttaattttattttattttgctgaaAAAagacttatattagttatatttaattaatttttttttgtaatgaaagAGTTAAAaggacaattttaaatatttctataatttttaaaataagtataatttatttataaatgtgtaatattattatgtgacttGATGTTTGAATAGTTGgacataatttatgtaatatatcaaaatatacctatgtataggtAAATTGGTAGTccagtaattaatttttattggtaaCATGGACATAGACTTTgccaaatttaaatacttttacacTTTAATATCAGTTTATCAGTTATCATGTTTTATTACATAtctatatgatttaataaaaattaaaacatcttccaacagttttttatttgtcattaaaaatattttgtattttgtaattttattttattggcacATAGTCAATACTTGTTcatgttaatataaattgtagatTACCATGAATTCTGATTGATAACCTTATTTTAATGatcacattttttatgataaattttttttacttttatctttttaattatttaacttgttaatgcaaatatttaaatttcttatgaatatggataaaattattttctataattattacaacagaTGACTTCACCACAAATCATCTGGTAAGCTACATCTATTCATGCaacacataaatcataatttaatgccatagttttttattgatacactatcttaatatctatatttgtCTTATGTTACATACAGGTTTTCTTACTGAtgtcaaaacaataaaaatgtttgaattataGGAATAAAGATAAAACAGGTTGAACCCGAATAATCCACAAAATACTgaccaaaaatgtatttgtatatttaacctTCAAATCATAATTTCTCGATCTATTTTGTTAATGTtccctttataataattactatttaaatatgttaaactatttacataaagacaatttttttaaataagtacctaattatattttggtttataagttgaaaattaaaaattgtattagtaggttatttaaaaaaattaaattgttataaataaatatatgtaataaataataagttgtttTTGACCCATAGATTTATAAAGAAATGGACTGATGACAAAGTGTCGTCAATCTAGGGATCTACATTGTTAGAAAAAGGTAGTATATCTACTGTTTATGTTTCATCAATTATCATATAGGTACGCAAGAATtggttatattgtatttttttttataacaatgttGACTTTTGGCAACCTTAGCAGATTTATAGGGGTTACAAGTCCATACAGTAGTATTTATGGGAGGGGCTCATGCCCCCCTCATTCgccgtatttttattatacgagATACTTTACTACTCTACACCCCATGTAtgcaaatttgaactttttgtcTGTGCCTCCCCCataagacatttctaaatacgcccctgcaattccatatattcaataaaaaagcacTATCTatcagaatttattaaataaaattaggttattaaaaatttaagataaacGTTTacttttaattctattttattgtttcataaaCATTAGCTAGActatattcactataatataataaataaattaataaatattaatagtggcataatttttaaatttgggtTTAGTACTGAAAATGTTAAAGCCCTTTCTTCGTCCTAGCAACTATTTGAGATCTTAGGGGTGTTAAcctattttctaaattattttatacactaatttaatattattaaatgttttattctaCCTATACATCGTCTCATGAAGACTAACTAATAGAAATTAGATAATATggtagtatatacaataatatgtaaatatgtacctGTATTATTTTGGGTCAAATAAGAATCACAATTTGAAGGTATAATCTGTACAAATTATACTATTTGTTATTTGCAAAATAAGTTAACACTtcagattttattaaatatttcaaattcccAGTAAATTATCATAGGTGGTTCACACAGGTTCCTAcaggttaataaaattaaaattatattcgaaTGTGTTttgaatcattaaattaaatttaaaacaaaataatattatcaaatgaaAAACATGCTTTGAGGCTCGGGCTCCATGGCCCTTACTCTTTACTATTTGATCTCTTTTGGTTGCGCCACTGTcaacatgataaattattattaattttttaattatttattaaatttaataaatgtttcagCATTTTTCAAAGCAGTTTgattacctaaattattattaccaacaagttataaattatagattaaatgTTCAGAATACAAATGGTTTTTATCAATGTTTTGTGTACTACAAGTGTGTTAAGCtctataaatttactttaaataggAAGTGATGCGAAAATGAGCATAATTAATAGGCATAAAACgtacaaatttatattgataCGTACTCTAAAATTGACCATTGTTTacgcatattatagttattacctattttctttagttgataaaatatgtcGATTAATGAGATTTTTCGTTACTGTAAATTACACTAtggtaaaaaagtatttttttaaaagattgatTTAAATACTTACGCTTTGTGTGACGTGTTGTTTGCCTTcagaaattcataataaaatttgaaaattaagcAATGACCGCCGTTCACATATTgtttaacaaaacatttaaaaacgagAATGTCAGTGTTGCCAACTATAAATACGTGATTAATCGTATCGCTATGCTCGTATTCACTGTGACCTGGACGATTCAAACATAACCTGTAAAATTTACGTAGGTATTCGATCTTGTATTCACAATTTTACTTTACGTTCACGTTGGAGACATCCAAAGGAAATTTGGATTTGGCGTTTCCAACGTTTCGCCCATCATGGTAAGtgaactttatttattaaagattttaattattcttgttCTATTTGCTTAACGATTATCCGCCGCTAAACGCTTGTTTATTGTCGATGTATCAAAATGGCACAACAAATTATTCGTCGTACTATAAACTAATATCACATGTGTTATTTTTCAGTCGTCGAAGAAGACGTTCAAAATCAAGCAGAAGCTTGCTAAAAAGATGAAACAGAATCGTCCCATCCCACAGTGGATTAGGATGAGAACTGGCAACACGATCAGGTATAATTTGCTCtatatctatagtatttaatttctttaagtACTCTGGTTCTGGAACATAAGAATTACCTTGTTTATTTTTGGCTATTTTAGTATACcaattattacaatgtataattgttattacttacgTTCTCTGTTGTGTATCATTCAGTTATTTCTCAACATTAATAAGTCGTGGTTACAGAGTTTGCACATGATTGGACCAATTAAATTAGTATCGTGTTAAGCGCATAGttaatttgattgttttttttattcctttttattattaatgtagtgtaaaaaaattaaagtgtaATCTAGTTGTTTCCTTAAGTTAATCATTTAGTCACATATAGTAgatgttaacaaaaaaaaaaaataaaattggcaTCTATTTTATTAAGATGAAGTAAATGTAGACATAGTACAAAAACTgtcttttgattattatattaacaagtaCTTCTGGCTTTTTAATAAGTGGAAAATTCACACTGTTGATTTCAACGGTTTAATATGATTTCATTAAATtagtcttatattttaaaaggatcTCAGCactttatttgttttcttttagaCTTAAAGCGTAACATAATCagtatgtgttaaattaaattttatggttttaataatCTTGTTAGAATCATTATGGTTTgatatttatagatttctaCTTTATTtgagaataattatattttagagagtcaatattttgataaaatttctaACACCTTAAAGTATTCTCTGTCATTATTTTTGGAatagttgattttatttttactatagtttTCTTAAAAGCCACAAAATTGCGTGAATGCTTTTCAATTTTGTGTGTTAGTAGAGGGAAAGAAAACGTTTAATGCACTGATATCCTCTTAATACTAATGTAAATCTGTCACAAATTCACACGTTAAGACCTATTTTGGCCTAATGGCTTTTTgtgtcttaaaaatttaattatttatgaaataaattctttgtttaatttatcattGCATCTTTATTCTTTTATAGTTAATGGGTTAGGggtaaattcttaaaaaaataattgcatttttttaaataaatatttcatggcTTGAAAAattatctagttggtacttagtttggagaaaacatttttaataattgacgtCAATTAAGTTAAATGattttgtttcttatttttgattacatgtggttatttcattttttttgtaaaacgtaTAATTTACTGTTAACATTTACTTTGCTATACTTGATGAGTGGGCATCGTCTACTATTATGGTTGCATTTTatcgtgtacatataatatgtagaaaaaaaagtatttgttgATTCTAATTGTATCTTTTTTTACATTACAGATATAACGCCAAGAGGCGTCATTGGAGAAGAACTAAGCTCAAGTTGTAAGCTATGCTGATACTGATTTACCATTTCCGCGGGTACTTTGACTATTATTCAGATGGATAATAACTATGTACAatgtttgatattaaataaaacttaaaaaattaacaaaattatgttttctttaatattttctactatTTACCTTTAAGCTTTgtacatcaacattttatatttgaattacagTAGTGATGTACTGATGTATTCATCTTGGTcatgaaatctatatattttattgtaaagtataacatattcatgtatatattattctatctaCCACAAAAAGgacaattcaaatattttagttattacttattagtgaataatgatacaataaaGTACTTATGGACTTGCTTTCATTGATCTGTCAAATTTCAACATTTGcttttgaaaacataatattagatactcattatatgtataaaataatgcctaatattaattattattttgacttttcTATAGAGATATTGTTTGCAAGTCCATTTGCGTCTGGATTGTTGGTgctatatagaattttaaaatatgtatatactaattAGTTCAACAGATTAAGTGTTATCTGTGAATGATGAAAATGTCAATTAcacaagttataatttaaaaaaaagatacatgTTTGCAATTTCAaagtaacattaattatttagacaGAAGGCAGAAAacgacttaaaatatttaagtagattattttaaagatatttttgtctacctcttattaaatttattattttaaacttttggaCCCAATAGAATTCCTTGCCGACCTCTGTTTTAaatcatgttatataataatacacatggTAGATCATATTTTTACAGACCGTTATTGGTTAATAACtcgttttaaataaacttaaagatTAAGCTAACAATttttgagtataaataaattaagatgaTTTAATTATGCCAACTTTGTTGTTATTAGGGAGAGAGACTCATTTATTTGTAGATAATTCTACTCAAAtgaataaatcttaaaaatttaaagaagatatgtcaaataaattatatatcattttttattttttttttttatatatttattttaaattatataaatttgatctcatacatacatattttcaaaaatacttaTGTTGGATTTAAAATGACTTAATTAATATGATTGTATTGTAGATGTTGATTACAcagaatatacatttataaaatattcaatcattGTCATCAGCAGTATTTTTTAAGGTCAAGGGTGCTATCAAAGtactaaatgtataacaataaattattataaagggGAATGTCTTGTTCTCAATTGACTGTTATACCTTGATATATTAcacaattgaaatttattttttttaatctttttctaactaataaataataatgtaaacggttattttaattatattttataacatttttaagtgtctggtattttatgattttacattgtttgtttttagataattatttaatctctgtatgtacaattttaaaattgtactacATATTAGTCTTAAGTTTTTAattcttttgttatttttttaaatttaaatttgaacctTTGGGATTGGGGAATATacatcaaaattgaaaatattgtactacCTATTAACATTTGGTAccctgaaatatattttattatatgacatGTTAAGTATATTAGGTGTgcattttatatgtaaatatcgatttaaatttatagtttaggtatattatgttatttctgttaaaatacatgtattattcaGTGGTGATCTCTTGATTTAGTTGTTGATTCAACACCGTAGTGCTAATAAGGCACTTATATTTTAGCTGTGTATAATTCAATGTAGGTATTAGTATATCAGTTTAATATATCAGAACTCAGAATAATCGGGATGTATCATTTATGACAGATAGTAATTTGAGAATAATTGGAAATAAATTATAGGCACGTACCTACAtctaggtaataatatttaaaatgttgttgataagtttatacgttttttaagtgtaaaactaattattaaaatattagataattactaaaaaaatatatttgtattaagttggctgtataaatattaatttcagacATTTAATGaagaattttgttatttttcgaAGGATTTAATGTTAGAcggtaaattaaaatgttgagttAAGTTTGCCTGTAATATTGTAGTAAATTCAATGAAGTACGGTCAGCCACCAGAATACAAAACTTACATGTAATGTGAGTATGtgactaataaaaaaatgtatgaagttttaagtatacttttaaaattgtacctatTGGTATTGTTGGGGTGCTGAGAGTTCCCCTCCCCAAGATTATGGATTGATGACTTAGCAAATAGGAACAGAAAGCttgatttagttttataatttgactaaatttatatatataaatataaaatgtaataaattccTCTcccctcccaaaaaaaaaaataagttctaAATAGACTACTAACAATCATAAACATGCAATCTATTCCTATACAATAGTTGaacttaaatagaaaattaaatatatttttacagaaaatattttacatcaattacattttacttaGCCCTtagtatcatttaaaaattttaaatcaatagtttataaaaaacctTGATACGGacatgtcaaaataaaaaaataaaacatcgcGTATACCTATTGCCTATACATGATGCCGTGTTCccgttaaaaaaaaccaaaacataataataagtgGGATAGAAACTAACTCTATTttataatcacattttttaataaatctaaaatttgaaaTCGATAAACAATCGTAATTTCTTTAACTCAgtttactttaattttcaaaggACGTATATATatcagtgaatatttttttagatataatcaTTTCACAGCATATagcatatgataaaattattgctCTTTTTCAAACCTCTACTTGACCACATGGTagattacacataataatattattgtataaaaaatatttttttttaaattgaaagagTGCGGATATCttctcattttcttaatcatgtatatgtatagcaacaataaacgaataaaataataatttattatagaaccacataatataataatacgtgtcaTTTATTCTTGGTTAACAACCAATTTCCAAACCACCTCAACGGGTCTTGGGGTTGGATGTTGAACATTTCCGACAGACCTTCGGAAATCGTTGGCATCATGGCATCCTTTATGTACTGCACCACCTCGTCGTCTCCGCCATCCGTGGTCGAATCCACTTTGCCTTCAGTTAAACATAACCGTGTATAAGAtaacgattaaataataataataatattaataaagagtTGTAACGCGTGATTATGATAACGTGATGGAAGTCTGTGCGTAATATCTCGCGTACTGTTTGGGAAAAAGAATTTTATTTCTCGTTCGGCCTCGGCCGGAGAACCGCTGCCGTGGAACGCGTTGGCTACCGGGTCCGGTCCCTGCTCCGTTCCGTAAATGGCTCGCAGACTGACTGGAAACAAACGTTTAGCGCGAGAAACGGTCGCCGGTCCGATCAGCCTCAGCCATTCTTCGACGCAATTTCTTTTGGACAACACGTACACCACAATCGGGGCCCCGGACATGTGATCGACAAGCTTGGTGAAGTATGGAGCCAGCGCCTGTTCTTCGTAGAATTCCGCTGCCTGATCTCGGGACAAGCGTAACACTTCTTTCTGTAAAACGATACAGGTATTGTGCGGGGAATTTAAAATTACGATATCGTAActgagaattattatatttactgtacTATATTGATAGATTTAAACGAGAgacattatgtaggtattatataaagtcATGTTTAGGAATTTTCCATTCGTGGCGGGCAATGAAATAAGAAAAAACTGCtcaattatatataggtataaaatatatgttatagttttaaaaacaattttttctgataaaattaattttatgttaaaaaaaatgacaattaaaaa
This genomic window contains:
- the LOC132921466 gene encoding ATP-dependent DNA helicase Q5-like; this encodes MSEGTRINSEQMLNMDTNTLLKQLKHYFHHQTFKSDLQKNAIIAILKRKCDVFVSMPTGSGKSLCYQLPAVLHSPKVTIVFSPLIALMKDQVDHLTRLKIRAETINSKMTESERKRVINDLYSVQVTTSLLYVTPEQAATEFFKGLLSYLVRKNKLAYIVVDEAHCVSQWGHDFRPDYLKLGLLRELYLHIPWIALTATASADVVKDIMDVLCLKKPVSKFTTPCFRSNLFYDVIFDDSIGNSYQHLKEFIDQCLCDDINYLENTPNINPLNQPCGIIYCRTRELTEEIATVLSRKGVSIAPYHAGLKDKERLAVQEAFMSGHIQVITATVSFGMGIDKATVRFVVHWGIPSSIPAYYQESGRAGRDGKLARCRIYHSKQAKNSLDFILKSAITQAKTQDKQKKAKGSYSMFLKMIQFCESVQCRHEFFADFFGDTKPQCIDKCDVCSNKEAVKIDLDVFMYGINNRNHTIVSNEKLVSSDFYGGGRNAINEESEEYAREGEREEHKKNLELELEIKRQFEIRRANIQNIIKENEELVKNSKVRAAASTIKKVNGLQLSVREELLRFIEEYLEKNIEACSLFDSLTEITKDDLHNIAVDLEYEAFTSSKVVAVYRKKIAKTVSLIKAETRASNIFDKIKNYTRPEKIKEESKVNSNIELPPIVTASDLIQAQIKNKAPEPKIKRGIKRDHLMQQSMKSFVFSTTSTSVTENEECATKKPRIENTDSDMEISSDDEVHIIESTNINDPKISETPIKVEELYPEQQTNYAAFNIEPKFNESYYQTTSTNIQVPKIIMASNLIKNNHESSSTYDSSKDLLNVESDYLAMNNMPPTKQDQKILITPNNTCSNSTKNIENGVSHIQSKSNKSLIAEKNISEIFKEISEILTPSENEKDLTIQNNELLIQQKQNDIKQSSIEHRLHVQQNAEISAIKNMNNLFGEDSDDESKLALVDVKKKSLGVRLGMSSNVNFTNKTNKNSQESLKINKNKTEDPNNKQKKFELSNLVVKLLNPYYKNNLFKTKELFKFMARQIVHKLLESTSHPEEQNIKLIIRKLFPKEQKIKIESEDQILKLLRSIP
- the LOC132919097 gene encoding nucleoside diphosphate kinase homolog 5-like, giving the protein KLNGLDMFQDSSDSLGTRSLPGLDQSSPSLSVCSTTAELRKSASGRVSGYEKLPVSLSDVPFFNDDEDDGDQEFQCTLAIIKPEVAQLMYKVECIMAQNGFIIKTKEVLRLSRDQAAEFYEEQALAPYFTKLVDHMSGAPIVVYVLSKRNCVEEWLRLIGPATVSRAKRLFPVSLRAIYGTEQGPDPVANAFHGSGSPAEAEREIKFFFPNSKVDSTTDGGDDEVVQYIKDAMMPTISEGLSEMFNIQPQDPLRWFGNWLLTKNK
- the LOC132921773 gene encoding large ribosomal subunit protein eL39; translation: MSSKKTFKIKQKLAKKMKQNRPIPQWIRMRTGNTIRYNAKRRHWRRTKLKL